From the genome of Lysinibacter sp. HNR:
CGAGTAAACCACATCGTCCGCGGTGAGGGCAGAACCATCCCAGAAGGTTACGCCGTCACGAATCGTATAGATGTAGGTTTGTGGGTCGGGATTTGCAACGCTCTCCGCCAGCGCATTCTCTTCGGTGAGCTCCGGGGTGAGTCGGGTGAGCCCCTCGCACAGGTTGGCGTCAACCGTGTTTTCTGCGTAGTTAAAAGTGTGCATGGGATCTAGCGAGAGCGGTTCGTAGGGAAGGTTCCATGTCACCCGATCAACCGTGCCGGCACCGGACTCGGTGGTGGTTGCTAGTTTCGAGAAGTCGATGTCCAGGGTGCTTTGCCCTGCGCCACCGGAATTGGAGTCGGCGCAGGAGGTGAGAATCAGAGAAGCAGTGATAAAAGTACCGACTATAAGGAGGCGTGGTTTCAGCATAGGAAACTCCTTTGTTTCAGTGAGGGGGCGAATAGCGGTGGGGGAGTTCAGCTATCAGGGAGGCTTATGCTGTGTGTGTACACCTCGTTTCCATGACGGATGACGCGACTTGGCGCGGGGCGATCAACCACGAGTTCGGCGACGGAATTTGCCGCGAACTCAAGCCGTGTGTCGTTGCGTGTGTGTGGCCACGCGATAAGGTCGGGGACACCCATCATCTGCGCTCCCGAGATTGAGGAGAGGTGAAAGGCTCGCTCAAGGTCGGAGTCGGTAATTGCGCCGGTACGGTAGGCGAGAAGGTGTGCACGATCCACCATACTTCCGGTGCCAAACGGACTCCAGGAATCGCGAACCCCGTCGGAGCCGACGGCGAGCTGAACCCCGTGTTTCTCAAAGAGGTCAAGATTTGGAACGGGGTCTGGGCCGAGGGCGCAGGTTGTAATCCAGATTCCTGCGTCAGCAACACTGTCGAGGGTCCGACCCAAGCTGGGGAGGGAGCCATCGCAGAGTGCAAACGCGTGACCTATGGTAACGCGCCCTTCCCTACCACCGGCAAGAGTGCGGGTGGCGATATTGCGAATCTGTTCGAGCCCGATTTCTCCGCCGTCGTGAAGATGGATGTCGAGGTCGCGCCCGGCGCGATCGGCCAGTCTGAAGATGGCGTCTAGGTGTCCGTTAACGTCGCCCTCGAGTCCGTGGGGGTCGATCCCTCCGACGAGGTCGGCACCCGCGCTCAAGGAGGCCTCCATAATGTCGAGTGTGCCGGGGTTGGTCAGCAGGCCAAACTGAGGGAACGCCACGATCTGAACCGTGAGGTGGGGGGTGAGACGCTCGGCAGCGGCTCGGACACCCTCGATATGGCTGAGGCCGAGTTCGCTTGATACGTCAACGTGAGCGCGCATTGCGAGTGTGCCGTTTGCGAGTGCGTGAGAGAGCAGAGAAAACGTGCGCTCCTCCACGGTGAGAGGTAGGTCGAGCTGGGTTTCACGATCATTTTGGATGAAATCCGCGACGCTGTGCGCGGATTTTCGAGGAATCCACGGGCTGCCCCACCCCGTTTTATTGGGGTGAATGTGGGCATCGACGAGTCCGGGGGTTGCTAGGTGAGACCCCTTGATGATGGCGTCATTGTGCATCCTGATCCTCCTCCTAACGGGTATCGCCGTGGTGGCACATACGTTTTCATAAAAGATCAGTCATCTGATATATGATAACCATATCTTTCAAACAGAAAGCAAGAGTGTGAAACCAATTCAGCGTCCTACCTCGCTGGTTGATACCGTGGTCAACCAGATGCAGCGGGAAATAACCCGGGGAGCCTGGGAGATCGGCAGTAAGATTCCCTCCGAGAGTGAACTAACAGAAATGCTTGGGGTGAGCCGCT
Proteins encoded in this window:
- a CDS encoding amidohydrolase family protein; this encodes MHNDAIIKGSHLATPGLVDAHIHPNKTGWGSPWIPRKSAHSVADFIQNDRETQLDLPLTVEERTFSLLSHALANGTLAMRAHVDVSSELGLSHIEGVRAAAERLTPHLTVQIVAFPQFGLLTNPGTLDIMEASLSAGADLVGGIDPHGLEGDVNGHLDAIFRLADRAGRDLDIHLHDGGEIGLEQIRNIATRTLAGGREGRVTIGHAFALCDGSLPSLGRTLDSVADAGIWITTCALGPDPVPNLDLFEKHGVQLAVGSDGVRDSWSPFGTGSMVDRAHLLAYRTGAITDSDLERAFHLSSISGAQMMGVPDLIAWPHTRNDTRLEFAANSVAELVVDRPAPSRVIRHGNEVYTHSISLPDS